The following coding sequences lie in one Miscanthus floridulus cultivar M001 chromosome 9, ASM1932011v1, whole genome shotgun sequence genomic window:
- the LOC136481773 gene encoding F-box/kelch-repeat protein At2g44130-like: MRSPRGGGVGGCYRGGAGCQEQHVDLIPGIPDDVAVDCLARVPHASHRAMRRVCRGWRSAAATPAFASARAQAGANEDLVYLMQFGNPSAADADAEPKDDDGPANTPAYGVAVYNVTTGEWRRERGAPPVVPVFAQCAAVGTRLAVLGGWDPRTFEPVADVHVLDAATGRWRRGAPMRSARSFFACAEAGGKIYVAGGHDKHKNALKTAEAYDASADAWDPLPDMSEERDECDGMATVEGDRFLAVSGYRTARQGGFERDAEWFDPAAGAWRRLERVRAPPSAAHVVVKGRVWCIEGNAVMEWMGTRRGWREVGPYPPGLKAGTARAVCVGGGEKVVVTGALDGEGGGGRHAVWVFDVKTKSWTVVRPPPEFAGFVFSVASVRI, encoded by the coding sequence ATGCGGAGCCCAAGGGGAGGAGGCGTCGGCGGCTGCTACCGCGGCGGCGCCGGCTGCCAGGAGCAGCACGTGGACCTGATCCCGGGCATCCCCGACGACGTGGCGGTGGACTGCCTGGCGCGCGTCCCGCACGCCTCCCACCGCGCCATGCGCCGGGTCTGCCGGGGCTGGCGGAGCGCCGCCGCAACCCCCGCCTTTGCCTCCGCGCGCGCGCAGGCGGGCGCCAACGAGGACCTCGTCTACCTCATGCAGTTCGGGAACCCgtccgccgccgacgccgacgccgaaccCAAGGACGACGACGGGCCCGCCAACACGCCGGCGTACGGCGTCGCGGTGTACAACGTGACGACCGGCGAGTGGCGCCGGGAGCGCGGCGCGCCGCCCGTGGTGCCCGTGTTCGCGCAGTGCGCGGCGGTGGGGACGCGCCTCGCCGTGCTCGGCGGCTGGGACCCGCGCACCTTCGAGCCCGTCGCGGACGTGCACGTCCTGGACGCCGCCACGGGGCGGTGGCGCCGGGGCGCGCCGATGCGGTCGGCGCGGTCCTTCTTCGCGTGCGCCGAGGCGGGCGGCAAGATCTACGTGGCCGGCGGGCACGACAAGCACAAGAACGCGctcaagacggcggaggcctacgACGCCTCGGCGGACGCGTGGGACCCGCTCCCCGACATGTCGGAGGAGCGCGACGAGTGCGACGGCATGGCCACCGTGGAGGGCGACCGGTTCCTGGCCGTCAGCGGGTACCGCACGGCGCGGCAGGGCGGGTTCGAGCGCGACGCCGAGTGGTTCGACCCGGCGGCCGGGGCGTGGCGGAGGCTCGAGCGCGTCCGTGCGCCGCCCTCGGCGGCCCACGTCGTTGTGAAAGGGCGCGTCTGGTGCATCGAGGGCAACGCCGTCATGGAGTGGATGGGGACAAGACGCGGGTGGCGCGAGGTCGGGCCGTACCCGCCGGGGCTCAAGGCCGGCACGGCGCGCGCCGTCTGCGTCGGAGGTGGGGAGAAGGTCGTGGTCACGGGCGCGCTTGATGGGGAGGGCGGCGGTGGGCGGCACGCCGTGTGGGTGTTTGACGTCAAGACCAAGAGCTGGACCGTCGTGCGCCCGCCGCCCGAGTTCGCCGGCTTCGTCTTCTCCGTCGCCTCCGTCCGGATCTGA
- the LOC136481774 gene encoding uncharacterized protein, producing the protein MEKIAASDGEKGPEQHAIDVGHAEHGDGKGEDIEKERVAVAEDVQKKSRRVAALDAFRGLTIVLMILVDDAGGAYERIDHSPWNGCTLADFVMPFFLFIVGVAIAFALKRVPNIGAAVKKITIRTLKMLFWGVLLQGGYSHAPDDLSYGVDMKKIRWMGILQRIALVYFIVALIEAFTVKVRPTTVRSGPYAIFNAYRWQWLGGFIAFVIYMVTTFSLYVPDWSFVYHNDGDINDGKQFTVKCGVRASLEQACNAVGYVDRQVWGINHIYTQPVWIRSKDCTSSSPNMGPLRADAPAWCLAPFEPEGLLSSISSVLSGIIGIHYGHVLIHFKTHKERLKHWLLMGFSLLVVAIILHFTNAIPINKQLYSFSYVCFTDGAAGIVLSAFYILIDVWGLRTPFLFLEWIGMNAMLVFVLGAQGILAAFVNGWYYESEDNNLVNWIVKHVFVNVWHSQRLGTLLYVIFCEIVFWGVAAGVLHKLGIYWKL; encoded by the exons ATGGAGAAGATAGCAGCATCAGATGGTGAAAAGGGTCCAGAGCAGCACGCCATTGACGTTGGCCATGCCGAGCATGGTGATGGCAAGGGagaggacatcgagaaggagAGGGTGGCTGTGGCTGAGGACGTGCAGAAGAAGAGCAGAAGAGTGGCAGCTCTTGATGCCTTCAGAGGGCTAACCATTGTG CTTATGATACTGGTGGACGATGCCGGTGGGGCTTATGAGCGGATTGACCACTCACCATGGAACGGCTGCACTCTGGCAGACTTCGTCATGCCGTTCTTCCTCTTCATAGTTGGTGTTGCGATCGCCTTCGCACTGAAG AGAGTTCCAAATATCGGTGCCGCCGTGAAGAAGATTACCATCAGAACACTGAAAATGCTCTTCTGGGGTGTGCTTCTCCAAG GTGGATATTCTCATGCTCCGGATGACCTCTCTTATGGAGTGGACATGAAGAAGATCAGATGGATGGGCATCCTACAG AGAATAGCTTTGGTATACTTCATTGTTGCTCTGATAGAGGCATTCACCGTAAAGGTACGGCCTACCACGGTGCGGTCCGGTCCTTACGCCATTTTCAATGCGTATCGATGGCAATG GTTAGGTGGTTTCATTGCATTTGTGATATACATGGTTACAACATTCTCACTATATGTCCCGGATTGGAGCTTTGTTTACCACAATGATGGCGACATCAATGACGGGAAACAATTTACG GTAAAATGTGGTGTGAGGGCCAGCCTGGAGCAAGCCTGCAACGCAGTTGGTTATGTTGATAGGCAGGTCTGGGGGATCAATCATATCTACACACAGCCAGTTTGGATCCGATCAAAG GATTGTACATCAAGCTCACCCAACATGGGTCCCTTGCGAGCTGATGCACCAGCGTGGTGCCTTGCGCCTTTTGAACCGGAAGGCTTGTTAAG TTCAATATCGTCAGTACTATCAGGGATAATCGGGATACATTATGGGCATGTTCTAATCCATTTCAAG ACTCACAAGGAGAGACTGAAGCACTGGCTTCTGATGGGCTTTTCGCTCCTTGTAGTCGCCATTATCCTACACTTCACAAATG CCATCCCAATCAACAAGCAGCTCTACAGCTTCAGCTATGTCTGCTTTACAGACGGTGCAGCAGGAATTGTTCTTTCAGCTTTCTATATACTA ATTGATGTCTGGGGACTGAGGACGCCATTCCTTTTCCTGGAGTGGATAGGCATGAACGCCATGCTTGTATTTGTCCTAGGAGCACAGGGAATACTGGCTGCATTTGTGAATGGATGGTACTACGAGTCGGAAGATAACAATCTT GTCAATTGGATCGTGAAGCATGTGTTCGTCAATGTCTGGCACTCGCAGCGGCTGGGAACTCTGCTGTATGTCATATTCTGTGAGATTGTGTTCTGGGGTGTTGCTGCAGGCGTCTTGCACAAATTAGGGATTTATTGGAAACTATGA